In the Juglans microcarpa x Juglans regia isolate MS1-56 chromosome 6D, Jm3101_v1.0, whole genome shotgun sequence genome, one interval contains:
- the LOC121235387 gene encoding uncharacterized protein LOC121235387 gives MVSFQETNNTSQTYPMQAAQRVHKWLKPVEGYYKAQWDATLSVGICKIGAGVIIRDHQGQVIGALRASRWLKGRPFDAEAHGLLLAALFCKEMGLMQVILKGDLKQVVDLLQKQVSNWSMGGLLIEDAQNLMNSCSQWSATHTYREANKVVHYLAKFALNLPEDVYDIEECPFGIQSIVNIEML, from the coding sequence ATGGTTTCTTTCCAAGAGACAAACAACACCTCCCAGACTTATCCAATGCAGGCTGCACAAAGGGTGCATAAATGGCTAAAACCAGTAGAGGGCTACTATAAAGCACAATGGGATGCAACTCTAAGTGTTGGTATATGCAAGATTGGGGCGGGAGTGATAATTAGAGACCACCAAGGTCAGGTTATAGGAGCACTTAGAGCCTCCAGATGGTTGAAAGGCAGGCCCTTTGATGCTGAAGCACATGGCCTTCTACTGGCAGCACTTTTCTGCAAGGAAATGGGGCTCATGCAGGTCATTCTAAAAGGTGACTTAAAACAAGTGGTTGATTTGTTGCAGAAGCAGGTTTCTAACTGGAGCATGGGGGGATTGCTGATTGAAGATGCCCAGAACCTAATGAATTCTTGCAGCCAGTGGTCAGCTACTCACACCTATAGGGAGGCCAACAAGGTTGTTCACTATCTAGCAAAGTTTGCTCTAAATTTACCAGAGGATGTATATGATATTGAAGAATGTCCATTCGGTATTCAATCCATTGTAAACATAGAGATGTTATAA